A section of the Gemmatimonadales bacterium genome encodes:
- a CDS encoding pyridoxamine 5'-phosphate oxidase family protein, giving the protein MAQVHDLVAHSPEAILTSRDSQGILRASLVRVRPGESDRVFVAGDASLMSQLRRSSDVLLTYADRQSGRWLVLNGVVQPADRGGAFDHLPAWLSGGKNTSHGEVAVRILAADLWE; this is encoded by the coding sequence ATGGCGCAGGTTCACGATCTCGTCGCCCACTCCCCCGAGGCGATCCTGACGTCCCGAGATTCGCAGGGCATTCTTCGCGCATCGCTGGTGCGCGTAAGGCCGGGCGAGTCTGATCGGGTCTTCGTGGCAGGGGATGCGTCGCTGATGTCGCAGCTGCGCCGGTCGTCGGACGTGCTGCTCACCTACGCCGACCGCCAATCGGGCCGCTGGCTGGTGCTCAACGGTGTGGTCCAGCCGGCCGATCGGGGCGGTGCGTTCGATCATCTTCCCGCCTGGCTCAGCGGCGGGAAGAACACCTCGCACGGCGAGGTGGCGGTCCGGATCCTCGCCGCCGACCTCTGGGAGTGA
- a CDS encoding Ku protein: MARGLWKGSLSFGLVTIGVELYSAEAPERLDLDMLDKRDMSRIGYLKINKTTGKPVEQKDIVKGYEVSSNRYVILADEELKEANPRATRTIDVIGFLSADEIPMIYFAKPYVVGPTKGSEKAYHLLARTLESMHRVALANLVIRTRQYLTVVYPFDGALVAQALRYDEEVRKPADFGIDASESAKSVRPPELAMAKKLVEGMEVKWKPSEYRDEYRDDLLELIKRRARGAKPAHEAAPKGREPKVLDLMEALRRSVKEQQHDGATRRSPARHKRARKSA, translated from the coding sequence ATGGCGAGAGGACTCTGGAAGGGATCGCTTTCCTTCGGCCTGGTGACGATCGGCGTGGAGCTCTACAGCGCCGAGGCACCGGAGCGGCTCGACCTCGACATGCTCGACAAGCGCGACATGTCGCGCATCGGCTATCTCAAGATCAACAAGACGACGGGAAAGCCGGTCGAGCAGAAGGACATCGTCAAGGGATACGAGGTCTCGAGCAATCGCTACGTCATTCTGGCCGACGAGGAGCTCAAGGAAGCCAATCCTCGAGCCACCCGGACGATCGACGTGATCGGGTTCCTCTCCGCCGACGAGATTCCGATGATCTACTTCGCCAAGCCGTACGTCGTCGGGCCGACGAAGGGGAGCGAGAAGGCCTATCATCTCCTCGCCAGGACACTCGAATCGATGCACCGCGTGGCGCTGGCGAACCTGGTGATCCGCACCCGGCAGTATCTCACCGTGGTGTACCCGTTCGATGGCGCGCTCGTCGCGCAGGCGTTGCGCTACGACGAAGAGGTGCGGAAGCCGGCGGATTTCGGGATCGACGCTTCCGAGTCGGCGAAGTCCGTCCGACCGCCGGAACTTGCGATGGCGAAGAAGCTGGTCGAGGGGATGGAGGTCAAATGGAAGCCGTCGGAATACCGGGATGAGTATCGCGACGATCTCCTCGAGCTGATCAAGCGGCGCGCGCGGGGCGCCAAGCCGGCGCATGAAGCAGCGCCGAAGGGGCGCGAGCCGAAGGTGCTCGACCTGATGGAAGCGCTGCGGCGTTCGGTGAAGGAACAGCAGCACGACGGCGCGACCCGGCGCAGCCCTGCACGCCACAAGCGCGCGCGCAAGAGCGCATGA
- a CDS encoding DUF4342 domain-containing protein, with translation MNTEEYKVSGEKLVDRVKELVREGNARRIIVKNESGHTLLEIPLTAGILGAMFLPIWVALGSIAALASHYTLVVEKRDGEPTPPAGELRNQS, from the coding sequence ATGAACACCGAGGAATACAAGGTCAGCGGCGAGAAGCTGGTCGACCGCGTCAAGGAACTGGTTCGCGAAGGAAATGCCCGGCGGATCATCGTCAAGAACGAGTCGGGCCATACCCTGCTGGAGATTCCGCTGACCGCGGGGATTCTCGGCGCGATGTTCCTTCCGATCTGGGTCGCCCTCGGATCGATCGCCGCGCTTGCGTCGCACTACACACTGGTCGTCGAAAAGCGAGACGGCGAGCCAACTCCGCCGGCGGGAGAACTGCGCAATCAGTCCTGA
- the ligD gene encoding non-homologous end-joining DNA ligase yields MSPSKSATATVAGVAISHPDRVIYPGSKITKIQLAEYIAAVGPLMLPHVGGRPLSLVRCPDGVAGTCFFQKHWPGLPPDVLDTVSILQGNGQRRMYVAVGDVAGLVALVQWGVLEIHPWGSRTDDPDCPDRIIFDLDPGPGVSWKSTQQAARGLGALLDELGLASWVKTTGGKGLHVVVPIARRSRWDEVSEFARAVASQMESVFPDQFIIKASKAEREGVIFIDWLRNTRGATAIAPWCPRARAEAGVSVPISWDQLATIKRGDQFTLPRLRRSTPTIDDPWRDMLASRQGLTKAMMKSLKKSSR; encoded by the coding sequence ATGAGTCCTTCGAAGAGCGCCACCGCGACGGTCGCGGGTGTTGCGATCAGCCACCCTGACCGCGTGATCTATCCGGGGTCGAAGATCACCAAGATCCAGCTGGCGGAATACATCGCGGCGGTCGGCCCGCTGATGCTGCCGCACGTGGGGGGGCGGCCGTTGTCATTGGTGCGCTGTCCCGACGGCGTCGCCGGCACCTGCTTTTTTCAGAAGCACTGGCCGGGACTGCCTCCCGACGTACTGGACACCGTTTCGATCCTCCAGGGGAATGGGCAACGGCGGATGTATGTCGCCGTGGGCGACGTCGCCGGCCTGGTGGCGCTGGTGCAATGGGGAGTGCTCGAGATCCATCCGTGGGGATCGCGGACCGATGATCCGGATTGTCCCGACCGGATCATCTTCGATCTCGATCCGGGTCCCGGGGTCTCGTGGAAGTCGACGCAGCAGGCGGCGCGCGGTCTCGGTGCCCTCCTCGACGAGCTCGGGCTGGCGAGCTGGGTCAAGACAACCGGCGGGAAAGGACTGCACGTGGTGGTGCCGATCGCGCGTCGGAGTCGTTGGGACGAAGTGAGCGAATTCGCGCGCGCGGTGGCGAGCCAGATGGAATCGGTCTTTCCCGATCAGTTCATCATCAAGGCGAGCAAGGCAGAACGGGAGGGCGTGATTTTCATCGACTGGCTTCGCAACACCCGCGGTGCGACGGCGATCGCGCCGTGGTGCCCGCGCGCGCGCGCCGAAGCAGGGGTCTCAGTGCCGATCTCGTGGGACCAGCTCGCGACGATCAAGCGGGGTGACCAGTTCACCCTACCGCGCTTGCGCCGCTCGACTCCGACGATCGACGATCCCTGGCGCGACATGCTGGCGTCCCGCCAGGGATTGACCAAGGCGATGATGAAATCATTGAAAAAGAGTTCGCGCTAG
- the msrB gene encoding peptide-methionine (R)-S-oxide reductase MsrB produces MEVSVKVFDRDGALVGPIRSERVEKSDDEWRRLLSPEQYRIARGKGTEAPFCGTLLDNKRSGVYSCICCGLPLFSSGAKFNSGTGWPSFFQPIAEENVATQVDRSYGMTRTELLCARCSAHLGHLFDDGPPPTGHRHCLNSESLVFTDETALASLADDRSPAAG; encoded by the coding sequence GTGGAAGTTTCAGTCAAGGTGTTCGATCGCGACGGGGCGCTCGTCGGCCCGATCCGTTCCGAGCGGGTGGAGAAGAGCGACGACGAATGGCGCCGGCTCCTCTCGCCGGAGCAATACCGCATCGCGCGCGGCAAGGGGACGGAGGCGCCATTCTGCGGCACGCTCCTCGACAACAAACGGAGCGGGGTCTACAGCTGCATCTGCTGCGGACTGCCGCTCTTCTCGTCCGGTGCGAAATTCAATTCCGGCACTGGCTGGCCGTCGTTCTTCCAGCCGATCGCCGAGGAGAACGTGGCAACGCAGGTCGACCGTTCGTACGGAATGACCCGGACCGAACTCCTCTGCGCGCGATGCAGCGCGCATCTCGGACATCTCTTCGACGACGGCCCGCCGCCCACCGGGCACCGCCACTGCCTGAACTCCGAGTCGCTTGTCTTCACCGACGAAACGGCGCTCGCCTCGCTCGCCGACGACCGGAGCCCGGCAGCGGGTTGA
- the ligD gene encoding non-homologous end-joining DNA ligase: MNRESAPQFVPPELCTLVDAPPAGDEWIYEVKYDGYRLEAIVTDRDVRLLTRRGNDWTDRFPGLARSISKLRLGSATLDGEVVVLDRSGRSRFTLLQQSLDAARDQDLTYFVFDLLRAGGADLRSLPLRDRRTKLEQLFRKSKVAATGAVRLGQRLDGEGKVLLRAACKLGLEGIIGKRNGAPYASRRTSDWVKVKCSNRQEFVVIGFTPPGGARVGLGSLLLGVHEKGELRYAGRVGSGFNDAILRELRRRLRLLETPKMPLATRPAGVPGTAQWVKPRLVAEVSFTEWTNDGRLRHPVFQGIREDKPATNVRRERAQ, from the coding sequence GTGAACCGGGAATCGGCGCCGCAGTTCGTCCCGCCCGAACTCTGCACGCTCGTCGATGCCCCTCCAGCCGGCGACGAGTGGATCTACGAGGTGAAGTACGACGGATATCGCCTCGAGGCGATTGTGACCGATCGCGACGTCCGACTTCTCACCCGGCGCGGCAACGACTGGACCGACCGGTTCCCCGGCCTGGCGCGCTCGATCAGCAAGCTTCGACTCGGATCGGCGACGCTCGACGGCGAGGTTGTCGTCCTCGATCGATCCGGCCGCTCGCGCTTCACCCTGCTGCAGCAGAGTCTCGACGCAGCCCGCGACCAGGACCTCACCTATTTCGTCTTCGATCTCCTCCGCGCGGGGGGCGCCGATCTTCGATCGCTACCGCTCCGCGACCGGAGGACGAAGCTGGAGCAGCTTTTCCGGAAATCGAAGGTCGCGGCAACCGGCGCGGTACGCCTCGGCCAGCGACTCGACGGCGAGGGGAAGGTGTTGCTGCGGGCCGCGTGCAAGCTCGGCCTCGAGGGGATCATCGGAAAGCGGAACGGCGCGCCGTATGCGAGCCGCCGCACGTCCGATTGGGTCAAGGTGAAATGCAGCAACCGGCAGGAGTTCGTGGTGATCGGCTTCACTCCCCCAGGTGGGGCTCGGGTCGGTCTCGGCTCGCTGCTCCTGGGCGTGCACGAGAAGGGTGAACTTCGTTACGCGGGCCGGGTCGGCAGCGGATTCAACGACGCGATCCTGCGCGAACTGCGGCGGCGGTTGCGGCTCCTCGAGACCCCGAAGATGCCGCTGGCGACGCGTCCTGCCGGCGTGCCGGGGACGGCGCAGTGGGTCAAGCCGCGACTCGTGGCGGAAGTGTCCTTTACGGAGTGGACCAACGACGGACGCTTGCGTCACCCGGTATTCCAGGGGATCCGCGAAGACAAACCAGCCACCAACGTTCGACGCGAGCGAGCCCAATGA
- a CDS encoding PadR family transcriptional regulator, producing the protein MPAAPSLLKGTLDVLVLKALAREPMHGFEITVWIEAHSEGFLAVDDGALYQALHRMEARSLVRAEWGITDNNRRARYYSMTPEGRRHLRRAAADLVRYAHAVVAILAEGR; encoded by the coding sequence ATGCCGGCTGCTCCGTCACTGCTCAAGGGGACCCTCGACGTGCTGGTGCTCAAGGCACTCGCCCGCGAACCGATGCACGGGTTCGAGATCACGGTCTGGATCGAGGCGCACTCCGAGGGATTCCTCGCGGTCGACGACGGCGCGCTCTATCAGGCGCTGCATCGGATGGAAGCGCGCAGCCTGGTCCGCGCCGAGTGGGGGATCACCGACAACAATCGCCGCGCGCGGTACTACAGCATGACCCCGGAGGGCCGCAGGCATCTCCGGCGCGCCGCCGCCGACCTGGTGCGCTATGCCCACGCAGTCGTGGCGATCCTCGCCGAGGGTCGATAG
- a CDS encoding YggT family protein: MAVITETTDRTMITTPGRRREFGRASQIIDYLFWLLYSLLFIRLLLVFFHASSWAGFTQFIDNVTNPFYAPFRGIVGSVTVNNEFTLAIPILIAMVVYGLLHLAINKLLWLLVYRRAGM, encoded by the coding sequence ATGGCAGTCATCACGGAGACCACCGATCGCACCATGATCACGACGCCGGGCCGGCGCCGTGAGTTCGGCCGTGCCTCGCAGATCATCGATTATCTCTTCTGGCTTCTCTACTCGCTCCTCTTCATCCGCCTGCTGCTGGTCTTCTTCCACGCCAGCTCGTGGGCGGGATTCACCCAGTTCATCGACAACGTGACGAATCCGTTCTACGCGCCATTCCGCGGCATCGTCGGGTCGGTGACAGTGAATAACGAATTCACGCTCGCGATTCCGATCCTGATTGCGATGGTGGTCTACGGACTGCTCCACCTCGCGATCAACAAGCTGCTCTGGCTCCTGGTCTATCGCCGGGCCGGGATGTGA
- the thiC gene encoding phosphomethylpyrimidine synthase ThiC — protein MATAVAPTSASYDDAFPNSRKIHVDGEHGVRVPFRQIALSDSPDGSHNHAVSVYDTSGPQDCDVLDGLPPVRAPWIAARDVTARPERDQSLGFEMPEGLKRTVLRGNGPVTQLHYARRGIITPEMEYIALREGLPVELVRDEVARGRAIIPANINHPELEPMIIGRKFHVKINANIGNSAITSSIEEEVDKLRWATLWGADTVMDLSTGKKIHETRQWIIRNSPVPIGTVPIYQALEKVGGVAEDLTWEVYRDTLIEQAEQGVDYFTVHAGVLLRYIPLTARRMTGIVSRGGSIIAKWCLAHHQESFLYTRFREICEIMQAYDVSFSLGDGLRPGSIADANDEAQFAELKTQGELTRIAWEYDVQVMNEGPGHIPMHQIKENMEKQLEWCSEAPFYTLGPLTTDVAPGYDHITSAIGAAMIGWYGTALLCYVTPKEHLGLPNRDDVKAGVIAYKIAAHAADLAKGHPDARERDDALSKARFEFRWRDQFNLSLDPVTALAFHDETLPAEGAKIAHFCSMCGPKFCSMRITQDIRDEAARLEAELGMAAKAREFQERGSEIYL, from the coding sequence ATGGCCACCGCAGTTGCCCCCACGTCGGCGTCGTACGACGACGCGTTCCCCAATTCACGCAAGATCCACGTTGACGGCGAACATGGCGTGCGCGTGCCGTTCCGCCAGATCGCGCTGAGTGATTCTCCCGACGGATCGCACAATCATGCGGTCTCGGTGTACGACACCTCCGGGCCGCAGGACTGTGATGTGCTCGACGGGCTGCCACCGGTGCGCGCGCCGTGGATCGCCGCGCGCGATGTGACCGCGCGTCCCGAGCGCGATCAATCGCTCGGCTTCGAGATGCCCGAAGGACTCAAGCGGACCGTGCTGCGCGGCAACGGGCCGGTGACGCAGCTGCACTATGCGCGGCGCGGGATCATCACGCCGGAGATGGAATACATCGCGCTTCGCGAGGGGCTGCCGGTCGAGCTGGTGCGCGACGAAGTGGCGCGCGGACGCGCGATCATCCCGGCGAACATCAATCACCCGGAACTCGAGCCGATGATCATCGGCCGGAAGTTTCACGTCAAGATCAACGCCAACATCGGCAACTCGGCGATCACCTCGTCGATCGAGGAAGAGGTCGACAAGCTCCGCTGGGCGACGCTCTGGGGCGCCGACACGGTGATGGATCTCTCCACGGGAAAGAAGATTCACGAGACGCGTCAGTGGATCATCCGCAATTCGCCGGTGCCGATCGGGACGGTGCCGATCTATCAGGCGCTGGAGAAGGTCGGCGGTGTGGCGGAGGATCTGACCTGGGAGGTCTATCGCGACACGTTGATCGAGCAGGCGGAGCAGGGGGTCGACTACTTCACGGTGCACGCCGGCGTGCTGCTGCGGTACATCCCGCTCACCGCCCGGCGAATGACCGGGATCGTCTCCCGCGGCGGGAGCATCATCGCGAAGTGGTGCCTGGCGCACCACCAGGAATCATTCCTCTACACGCGCTTCCGCGAAATCTGCGAGATCATGCAGGCGTACGACGTCTCGTTCTCGCTCGGCGATGGGCTGAGGCCGGGATCGATCGCCGATGCGAATGACGAAGCGCAGTTCGCCGAACTGAAGACGCAGGGCGAGCTCACCCGCATCGCCTGGGAGTACGACGTGCAGGTGATGAATGAAGGGCCGGGGCACATCCCGATGCACCAGATCAAGGAGAACATGGAGAAGCAGCTGGAATGGTGCAGCGAGGCGCCATTCTACACCCTGGGACCGCTGACCACCGATGTCGCACCCGGATACGACCACATCACCTCGGCGATCGGCGCCGCGATGATCGGCTGGTACGGAACGGCGCTCCTCTGCTATGTCACCCCGAAGGAGCACCTCGGACTTCCCAACCGCGACGACGTGAAGGCGGGAGTGATCGCGTACAAGATCGCCGCGCATGCGGCCGACCTGGCGAAAGGGCATCCGGACGCGCGCGAGCGGGATGATGCGCTGAGCAAGGCGCGATTCGAATTCCGCTGGCGCGACCAGTTCAACCTGTCGCTCGACCCGGTGACCGCGCTCGCCTTCCACGATGAGACGCTCCCGGCAGAGGGGGCGAAGATCGCGCACTTCTGCTCGATGTGCGGTCCGAAGTTCTGTTCGATGCGGATCACGCAGGACATCCGCGACGAGGCGGCGCGGCTTGAGGCGGAGCTGGGAATGGCGGCGAAGGCGCGGGAGTTCCAGGAGCGTGGCAGCGAGATCTACCTCTGA
- a CDS encoding response regulator yields the protein MNSRGRILLADDEDTFLQSTAELLRKEGYSVGTAPDAASALAAVQGGSFDLVVSDLEMPGNENLALVRRLAEEAGGLPVIILTGFPSTESAIASIELPVAAYLRKPVAWDDLLVRIEGAIARFRAYRSMRRTEEQLEAWRDEFHRATTPNQTTKQAAGAQIDAFLALTLRNVMGSLSNLETLGQALSGREVVRGSPCQLINCPRGLQLQQAVRETIAVLEETKGSFKSKTLATLRERLELLLEVV from the coding sequence GTGAATTCCCGGGGACGAATTCTCCTCGCCGACGACGAGGACACCTTTCTGCAGTCGACCGCGGAACTCCTCCGGAAGGAAGGGTATTCGGTCGGCACCGCGCCCGACGCGGCGTCGGCGCTTGCCGCGGTCCAGGGCGGCTCGTTCGACCTGGTGGTCAGCGACCTCGAGATGCCAGGCAACGAGAATCTCGCGCTGGTGCGCCGGCTCGCCGAGGAAGCCGGGGGATTGCCGGTCATCATCCTGACCGGTTTTCCGTCGACCGAATCGGCGATCGCGTCAATCGAGCTTCCCGTCGCCGCGTATCTGCGGAAACCCGTCGCCTGGGACGACCTGCTGGTCCGGATCGAGGGCGCGATCGCCCGCTTCCGCGCCTATCGCAGCATGCGCCGCACCGAGGAGCAACTCGAGGCGTGGCGCGACGAATTCCACCGGGCCACCACCCCAAACCAGACGACCAAGCAGGCCGCGGGCGCCCAGATCGACGCCTTCCTCGCCCTCACGCTGCGCAACGTGATGGGATCGCTCAGCAATCTCGAGACCCTCGGCCAGGCGCTCAGCGGCAGGGAAGTGGTCCGCGGATCACCGTGCCAGCTGATCAACTGTCCGCGGGGATTGCAACTGCAGCAGGCGGTTCGCGAAACGATCGCGGTGCTCGAAGAGACCAAGGGGTCGTTCAAATCGAAGACCTTGGCAACACTTCGCGAGCGTCTCGAGCTCCTGCTCGAGGTCGTCTGA
- a CDS encoding ABC transporter permease, which translates to MRLPRGVRRLFRLDVRRKEFIRDALDEELRFHLDARIAQLLDRGLSPTAARDEAMRRLGSSVDPSHNPVHRSAQRKEQRMAFRESIDGVIQDVRYAARGLAKRPAFTLVAVMTLAIGIGANTAIFSAVNAVLLRTLPYRDPAQLTDIVLTAPKGVEFPWSWQKFEVFRDASRNYSSMALHLTQQATLSGPNPERAPIEWVSAAYLHTLGVGVAMGHDFDADEDAGPNAPKRALISDALWQRRFSADPAVVGKTVRIDGDDCEVIGVLPPTFRGLSGTAEALLPIGAGDSASMTQPWSLEYDLVGRLKPGVTAAQATAEAARAGTLAFDRYPFTKDMLTTADAAKWSATARSLNSVRAAPVVQRSLLVLFAAVGMVLLIACVNLANLLLGRAATRRQEIGVRLAIGAGRGRLVRLLLAESLLLAAIGGVASVTLAWWGVHLLQHLNPADALQAQGIGPGIAGSGFDAIRLDPVALGFTFAVTLVAGVWFGLVPALQATRPSLTDHLRDSGAGRMSARLGATRRALVIAEVALALVLLAGSGLMLRSLGRLMAVNPGFTSDHILTIRTAFPPGALSPDSLPGFYERLQARLAAVPGVTGVALADCPPLNGGCNGTIMTFPDRPQSVTGNAMIGVHWVSPNWFGALHVPLIRGRMFAPGDAAGAPRVVLINEAAAKQYFPHEDPIGKAVKIYQGGFDKGATVIGIVGDVRFGTIDSVARPDSYISTGQSHVERLVIFLRTSVDPASVSSAARRAIAEIAPGNPVYDIRTMAARVGNATAQARFSALLLAIFAAVALALAVMGIYGVMSFGVVQRTREIGIRMALGAERGSVVGMVMAEGARLAGVGGVIGVAAALALTRVLRSLLYDVAPSDPATYAGVVLVVAAAVVVASWIPARRAASVEPTEALRS; encoded by the coding sequence GTGCGGCTGCCGCGCGGAGTCCGCCGGCTCTTTCGCCTCGACGTGCGGCGGAAGGAATTCATCCGCGACGCGCTGGATGAGGAGCTCCGATTCCACCTCGACGCGCGGATCGCGCAGCTGCTCGACCGCGGCCTGTCTCCAACCGCCGCACGCGATGAAGCGATGCGGCGCCTCGGATCGTCGGTCGACCCGTCCCACAATCCGGTCCACCGCTCCGCCCAGCGAAAGGAACAACGGATGGCGTTCCGTGAATCAATCGACGGCGTGATCCAGGACGTCCGCTACGCCGCACGTGGACTGGCGAAGCGCCCCGCGTTCACTCTCGTCGCGGTGATGACACTCGCCATCGGCATCGGCGCCAACACCGCGATCTTCTCGGCGGTCAACGCGGTGCTGCTGCGGACGCTGCCGTATCGCGATCCGGCGCAACTGACCGACATCGTGCTCACGGCACCGAAGGGAGTGGAGTTTCCCTGGTCGTGGCAGAAATTCGAGGTATTCCGTGATGCCTCGCGGAACTACAGCTCGATGGCACTGCACCTGACACAGCAGGCCACGCTGAGCGGGCCGAATCCCGAACGAGCGCCGATCGAGTGGGTCAGCGCCGCCTACCTGCACACCCTCGGCGTCGGCGTGGCGATGGGCCACGACTTTGATGCCGACGAAGACGCCGGGCCCAATGCGCCGAAGCGCGCGCTGATCAGCGATGCATTGTGGCAGCGGAGGTTCAGTGCCGATCCTGCCGTGGTCGGGAAGACGGTCCGCATCGACGGCGACGATTGCGAAGTGATCGGCGTGCTGCCGCCGACGTTCCGCGGGTTGTCGGGAACCGCCGAAGCGCTGTTGCCCATCGGTGCCGGCGACAGCGCCTCCATGACGCAGCCGTGGTCGCTCGAGTATGACCTGGTGGGACGGCTCAAGCCTGGAGTCACGGCAGCGCAGGCGACAGCCGAAGCCGCGCGCGCCGGGACACTGGCGTTCGATCGCTATCCATTCACCAAGGACATGCTGACGACGGCCGACGCCGCCAAGTGGTCGGCGACGGCACGCTCGCTCAATTCGGTGCGCGCAGCCCCGGTGGTGCAACGCTCGCTGCTGGTGCTCTTCGCCGCCGTGGGGATGGTGTTGCTGATCGCCTGCGTCAACCTGGCGAATCTCCTTCTCGGCCGCGCAGCGACGCGTCGGCAGGAGATCGGCGTCCGCCTGGCGATCGGTGCCGGGCGCGGACGGCTGGTGCGGCTCCTTCTTGCGGAGAGCCTGCTGCTCGCGGCGATCGGCGGCGTCGCGAGCGTCACGCTGGCATGGTGGGGCGTTCACCTGCTGCAGCATCTCAATCCCGCCGATGCGCTGCAGGCGCAGGGGATCGGGCCGGGGATCGCGGGGAGCGGCTTCGATGCGATCCGGCTCGACCCGGTTGCGCTCGGATTCACGTTTGCCGTGACACTCGTCGCGGGGGTGTGGTTCGGTCTCGTCCCCGCGCTCCAGGCGACGCGTCCATCGCTGACCGATCACCTGCGTGACAGCGGCGCGGGGCGAATGAGCGCGCGGCTGGGCGCCACACGGCGCGCGCTAGTGATCGCCGAAGTCGCGCTGGCGCTTGTGCTGCTGGCGGGCTCGGGATTGATGCTGCGCAGCCTGGGGCGATTGATGGCCGTGAATCCGGGCTTCACCTCCGACCACATCCTGACCATCCGCACGGCGTTTCCTCCGGGCGCTCTCTCGCCAGATTCGCTGCCCGGATTCTACGAACGGCTGCAGGCGCGGCTTGCCGCAGTTCCCGGCGTGACCGGCGTGGCGCTCGCTGATTGCCCGCCGCTCAACGGCGGTTGCAACGGCACCATCATGACCTTTCCCGACCGGCCACAGAGCGTCACCGGCAACGCGATGATCGGGGTGCACTGGGTGTCGCCGAACTGGTTCGGCGCCCTGCACGTGCCGCTGATCCGCGGAAGGATGTTCGCTCCGGGTGACGCCGCGGGCGCTCCGCGCGTGGTGCTGATCAACGAGGCCGCGGCGAAGCAATACTTTCCCCACGAAGATCCGATCGGGAAGGCGGTGAAGATCTATCAGGGAGGGTTCGACAAGGGCGCCACGGTGATCGGCATCGTCGGTGATGTCCGCTTCGGCACCATCGATTCGGTGGCCCGACCCGACAGCTACATCTCCACCGGGCAATCGCACGTCGAGAGGCTGGTGATCTTCCTGCGGACATCAGTCGATCCGGCATCGGTCAGCAGTGCGGCGCGTCGTGCGATCGCGGAGATCGCACCGGGGAATCCGGTATACGACATCCGCACCATGGCCGCTCGCGTCGGCAACGCCACGGCACAGGCACGATTCAGCGCACTGCTGCTGGCGATCTTCGCCGCCGTCGCGCTGGCGCTCGCGGTGATGGGGATCTACGGCGTGATGTCGTTCGGCGTGGTGCAACGCACTCGCGAGATCGGCATCCGCATGGCGCTCGGCGCCGAGCGCGGCAGCGTGGTCGGGATGGTGATGGCGGAGGGTGCCCGGCTCGCCGGGGTCGGCGGCGTCATCGGCGTCGCTGCAGCCCTCGCGTTGACGCGAGTCCTCCGGTCGCTGCTGTATGATGTGGCGCCGTCCGACCCGGCGACGTACGCCGGCGTCGTGCTCGTCGTCGCGGCGGCGGTGGTCGTCGCCAGCTGGATCCCGGCACGGCGCGCCGCGAGCGTGGAGCCGACCGAGGCGCTGCGCAGCTAG
- a CDS encoding DUF1328 domain-containing protein: MLRWALGFFIVAIIAAIFGFGGIAVASAGIAKILFFIFLILFLLSLLTGLVSGRRVPPP; the protein is encoded by the coding sequence ATGCTGCGCTGGGCACTCGGATTCTTCATTGTCGCGATCATCGCCGCCATCTTTGGCTTCGGCGGGATTGCGGTCGCATCAGCCGGAATCGCGAAGATCCTCTTCTTCATCTTCCTGATCCTGTTCCTGCTCTCGCTGCTGACGGGGCTCGTGTCGGGGCGGCGCGTTCCGCCGCCGTGA